A section of the Enterococcus montenegrensis genome encodes:
- a CDS encoding FUSC family protein codes for MRLGRFRIGMRTMKTALAVMICILLFHFIDRGQPLIAALAAVFSLRQDLTTTVSFGKSRVLGNSIGGIAAILYFFIKQYFHHDFLVELVALPIFVALVIIVSDGINNNSGIISAIATMLLITLSVTESQSVYFAIDRVLDTFIGTFIALAINFILRPPTNEKEKEIAEDLVELKKKEEKLHFMLAEVQSEIKKRNEKEDGQ; via the coding sequence ATGCGATTAGGACGTTTTCGAATTGGAATGCGCACCATGAAAACAGCACTAGCAGTTATGATTTGTATCTTGCTTTTTCATTTTATCGACCGTGGGCAACCTTTGATTGCCGCGCTAGCTGCTGTTTTTTCATTGCGTCAAGATTTAACCACAACCGTTTCTTTTGGCAAATCTCGCGTCTTGGGTAATTCAATTGGCGGTATTGCCGCAATTCTTTATTTTTTTATCAAACAATATTTTCACCATGATTTCTTAGTAGAATTGGTTGCGTTACCGATTTTTGTAGCTTTGGTGATTATTGTCTCTGATGGAATTAATAATAATTCTGGCATTATTTCAGCAATTGCCACCATGCTTTTAATTACGCTAAGTGTAACCGAAAGCCAATCGGTTTATTTTGCCATTGATCGGGTGTTGGACACCTTTATAGGGACGTTTATTGCCTTAGCGATTAACTTCATATTGCGGCCACCGACCAACGAAAAAGAAAAAGAGATTGCCGAAGATTTAGTGGAATTAAAGAAAAAAGAAGAAAAATTACACTTTATGCTTGCAGAAGTACAAAGCGAAATAAAAAAAAGAAATGAAAAAGAAGATGGTCAATGA
- a CDS encoding aromatic acid exporter family protein, which translates to MKIGLRTIKTVIAASFAMFFAQLLNLLYAPAASIIAVLSVGNTKKATLLTAFYRVVSLIIATIIAFFIFNLLGFNPFSFGIFLLLFIPVSVYFKLDDGIVVNSVLVTHYLTEQSFAWQIITNEFLLMSLGVGLALLANLYMPDIGKNLKEEQTIIEVMFKKLLAQLASGLNTPAAAKKAQQTCGQLVAYLHEAQIKAKRHQQNQWFQEDTTFATYFTMRRGQVLILRDMINLLDQIEVEEEYVADMRYLLQTTAKTFGYDNDGRELLQLIAAIGRNYEESPLPKDRLEFENRARLFQFLQLFTSFIETKVEFSSKLEN; encoded by the coding sequence ATGAAAATTGGATTACGTACGATTAAAACAGTAATTGCTGCCAGTTTTGCGATGTTTTTTGCGCAATTATTAAATTTATTATATGCACCAGCAGCCAGTATTATTGCCGTCTTAAGTGTCGGCAATACCAAAAAAGCTACGCTACTCACCGCTTTTTATCGCGTCGTATCTTTGATTATTGCGACGATTATCGCCTTTTTTATTTTTAATTTATTGGGCTTTAATCCTTTTTCCTTTGGTATTTTTTTATTGCTATTTATTCCAGTTTCCGTTTATTTCAAACTAGATGACGGCATCGTTGTCAATTCGGTTTTAGTTACCCATTACTTAACGGAACAATCTTTTGCGTGGCAAATTATTACTAACGAATTTCTATTAATGAGTTTAGGTGTAGGGCTTGCCTTATTGGCAAATTTGTATATGCCTGATATTGGCAAAAATTTAAAAGAAGAACAGACAATTATTGAGGTGATGTTTAAAAAGCTTTTAGCCCAACTGGCAAGTGGGTTAAATACACCTGCTGCTGCCAAAAAGGCCCAACAAACCTGTGGACAGCTCGTGGCATATTTACACGAAGCACAAATTAAAGCCAAGCGGCATCAGCAAAATCAATGGTTTCAAGAAGACACGACTTTTGCCACCTATTTTACGATGCGGCGTGGGCAAGTATTGATTTTAAGAGACATGATAAACTTATTGGATCAGATTGAAGTCGAAGAAGAATATGTAGCTGACATGCGTTATTTGTTGCAAACAACCGCCAAAACATTTGGGTATGACAATGATGGCCGCGAATTGTTACAGTTAATTGCAGCAATTGGTCGTAACTATGAAGAAAGTCCACTGCCTAAAGACCGTTTAGAATTTGAAAATCGGGCCCGGTTGTTTCAATTTCTGCAATTGTTTACCAGTTTTATTGAAACAAAGGTGGAATTTAGTAGTAAGTTAGAAAATTAA
- a CDS encoding Gfo/Idh/MocA family protein — MKNYKWGIAGTGGIAHEFAENFTGKQSTLTAVSSRKEETAKEFATRYQIANSYGTYEEMLNSDIDIVYVAVPNATHYDYIKKALIAGKHVLCEKAITMNLAELEDVMKIAEEKKLILQEAMTIFNMPLYDELTRLIDQNKLGKLKMIQAPFGSYKEPDPKNRFFNPALAGGALLDIGTYAVSFARYFLSSTPVVVATTMVPFSTGVDEQSVTILRTKEDELATVSLTFQAKMPKIGIVAFENGYLEINDYPRADKATLTYTDGSKETIISGASNAAFGYEIDNLTATIEGKPNKSLFLTHDVIAILDQMQKDWAK, encoded by the coding sequence ATGAAAAATTACAAATGGGGAATTGCCGGTACTGGTGGGATTGCCCACGAATTTGCGGAAAATTTTACCGGTAAACAAAGTACCCTTACCGCTGTATCCTCTCGTAAAGAAGAAACAGCAAAAGAATTTGCCACTCGTTATCAAATTGCCAATAGTTACGGCACGTATGAGGAAATGCTCAATAGTGATATCGATATTGTCTATGTTGCGGTCCCAAATGCCACTCACTATGATTATATCAAAAAAGCTTTAATAGCAGGCAAACACGTCTTATGTGAAAAAGCCATCACAATGAACTTAGCTGAACTAGAAGATGTCATGAAAATTGCAGAAGAGAAAAAATTAATCTTACAAGAAGCAATGACAATCTTTAACATGCCATTATACGATGAACTAACACGCTTAATTGATCAAAACAAATTAGGCAAATTAAAAATGATTCAAGCACCTTTTGGCAGCTACAAAGAACCCGATCCTAAAAACCGCTTTTTTAATCCAGCATTAGCCGGTGGTGCTTTACTTGATATTGGCACATATGCGGTTTCTTTTGCCCGTTACTTTTTATCTAGCACACCAGTTGTTGTTGCAACTACTATGGTACCTTTTTCAACTGGCGTCGATGAACAGTCGGTGACCATTTTACGTACAAAAGAAGATGAATTGGCTACCGTTAGCTTAACCTTCCAAGCAAAAATGCCCAAAATTGGTATTGTAGCTTTTGAAAATGGCTATTTGGAAATTAATGACTATCCTAGAGCAGATAAAGCGACATTAACCTATACAGACGGCAGCAAAGAAACTATTATTAGCGGTGCCAGTAACGCAGCTTTTGGTTATGAAATTGATAACTTAACCGCAACTATTGAAGGCAAACCCAATAAATCTCTCTTTTTAACCCATGATGTTATTGCTATTTTAGATCAAATGCAAAAAGATTGGGCTAAATAG
- a CDS encoding M15 family metallopeptidase, whose amino-acid sequence MNKLIGVGAVLIVACATFFVFFGQYQQNYANKTVASTAISAKKTTTTTSSAPMRPTDLPQIARDDWRLVLVSPDHKIVTEVPEEQLTTLADGHIVDQRIVKSYEELTDAAKKDNIKLHLVSAFRSVAYQKQVFNERVTQLENQEQLTKEAATQKAKLTMTEPGYSEHHTGLAVDVVDENWLASNPNMVLDESYSSQPGAQWLQKNASRFGFVVRYPDGKQAITKITYEPWHLRYVGVKSAEYMTKHNLTLEEYLDLLEKWEGYEH is encoded by the coding sequence TTGAATAAATTAATCGGAGTAGGTGCGGTTTTAATCGTAGCTTGTGCCACTTTTTTTGTTTTTTTTGGTCAATATCAACAAAATTATGCGAATAAAACAGTGGCATCCACAGCCATTAGTGCCAAAAAGACAACAACCACCACCTCTTCAGCACCTATGCGACCAACAGACTTGCCACAGATTGCACGAGATGATTGGAGGTTAGTCTTAGTTAGCCCGGATCATAAAATCGTAACAGAAGTACCAGAAGAACAATTAACCACCTTAGCTGATGGGCATATTGTCGATCAAAGGATCGTGAAAAGTTATGAAGAATTAACGGACGCTGCTAAAAAAGACAATATCAAGCTCCATCTGGTTTCTGCGTTTCGCTCAGTTGCTTATCAAAAACAAGTTTTTAATGAGCGCGTGACGCAATTAGAAAATCAAGAGCAGTTAACTAAAGAAGCCGCAACACAAAAAGCCAAATTGACCATGACCGAACCTGGTTATAGTGAACATCATACCGGACTTGCAGTAGATGTTGTAGATGAAAATTGGTTAGCCTCTAATCCCAATATGGTGTTAGATGAAAGCTACAGTAGTCAACCAGGCGCGCAATGGTTACAAAAAAACGCCAGTCGCTTTGGTTTTGTCGTGCGCTATCCTGATGGTAAACAAGCTATTACGAAAATCACCTATGAACCGTGGCATTTACGTTATGTTGGAGTAAAAAGCGCCGAATATATGACAAAACATAATTTAACACTGGAAGAGTATCTTGACCTATTAGAAAAGTGGGAGGGTTATGAGCATTAA
- a CDS encoding glycoside hydrolase family 73 protein, translating into MSIKRKYTKRKKAGFPAILAGFLLILAAFVFSIKQLSQPTTPTQVASVTNEEVSRKEFIKKLVPHAQELQKGYGVLPSIILGQAALESNFGQSQLASEYKNLFGIKAYGDVPKVKLDTQEFVNEQYITIKGEFKVYNSWEASMDDHTMLFVNGVNWDRQKYESVLLAQDYKQAAKALQEAGYATDPQYADKIISMIEEYNLMQYD; encoded by the coding sequence ATGAGCATTAAAAGAAAATACACGAAACGTAAAAAGGCCGGCTTTCCAGCAATTTTAGCCGGATTTTTGCTTATTTTAGCGGCTTTTGTTTTTTCAATTAAACAATTAAGCCAGCCGACTACACCGACACAAGTGGCATCTGTAACAAATGAAGAAGTCAGCCGCAAAGAATTTATAAAAAAATTAGTTCCCCACGCCCAAGAACTTCAAAAAGGCTATGGTGTTTTGCCTAGTATTATCCTAGGTCAGGCCGCGCTAGAGTCGAATTTTGGTCAAAGTCAATTAGCCAGTGAGTATAAAAATTTATTTGGCATTAAAGCTTATGGGGATGTCCCGAAAGTAAAATTAGATACCCAAGAATTTGTCAACGAACAATATATCACCATTAAGGGTGAATTTAAAGTTTATAATTCTTGGGAAGCTTCTATGGATGATCACACGATGCTTTTTGTTAACGGTGTGAACTGGGATCGACAAAAATATGAGTCTGTATTATTAGCCCAAGATTATAAACAAGCTGCAAAAGCCTTACAAGAGGCGGGATATGCGACAGATCCTCAATATGCTGATAAAATTATAAGTATGATAGAAGAGTATAATTTAATGCAATATGACTAG
- a CDS encoding hydrolase, whose product MEQKMPKISTELRKDIVRVPKIIREATGIQIFGRRIRSIIFTTDIAIIRNTDADAVIAVYPFTPHPAITKSIIEAADIPVFSGVGGGLTQGERSTYMSMFAEAQGSIGVVLNAPTSVDTVQMVCRVVDIPVVSTVTSKLTPIDEKLAVGVKIINISAGKDTADTVRHFRENYPDLPIMATGGPTEESIFETIQAGANAITFTPPSNGELFSRKMEHYRQMEIDKEG is encoded by the coding sequence ATGGAGCAAAAAATGCCGAAAATCTCGACTGAATTACGCAAAGATATCGTGCGCGTTCCTAAAATTATCCGCGAAGCAACCGGCATACAAATTTTTGGACGTCGGATACGTTCCATTATCTTTACAACTGATATCGCGATTATTCGCAATACCGATGCCGATGCGGTTATTGCTGTGTATCCTTTTACACCACACCCGGCTATTACCAAATCGATTATTGAGGCTGCTGATATCCCCGTTTTTTCTGGTGTAGGTGGCGGCTTAACACAAGGTGAACGTTCGACTTATATGTCGATGTTTGCTGAGGCACAAGGATCGATTGGCGTCGTTTTAAATGCACCAACATCAGTAGACACCGTTCAAATGGTTTGTCGCGTAGTAGATATTCCTGTTGTAAGTACAGTGACCTCTAAATTAACACCAATTGATGAAAAATTAGCGGTGGGGGTTAAAATTATTAATATCAGTGCGGGCAAAGATACGGCAGATACTGTTCGACATTTCCGTGAAAACTATCCTGATTTACCCATTATGGCAACGGGTGGTCCAACAGAAGAAAGTATTTTTGAAACGATTCAAGCTGGCGCCAATGCCATTACCTTTACACCACCATCTAATGGGGAATTATTTAGTCGTAAAATGGAACATTATCGTCAAATGGAAATTGATAAGGAAGGCTAA
- a CDS encoding xanthine phosphoribosyltransferase, whose protein sequence is MKELVARIKEDGRVLGDGVLKVDSFVTHQVDPVLMEAIGKVFADVFRAANITKVVTIEASGIAPALYTAQELGVPLVFARKSKSLTMNEELLTAQVYSFTKQVTSTVSISKKFLTKDDNVLLIDDFLANGQAAKGLIELCQQAGAHVEGIGIVIEKSFQDGRELLEDMGIKVVSLARIASLKAGEVEFIEEDA, encoded by the coding sequence ATGAAAGAATTAGTAGCAAGAATCAAAGAAGATGGACGTGTATTAGGTGACGGTGTTTTAAAAGTGGATAGTTTTGTAACCCACCAAGTTGATCCCGTTTTAATGGAGGCAATCGGCAAAGTTTTTGCAGATGTCTTTAGAGCAGCTAATATCACAAAAGTCGTGACGATTGAAGCTTCCGGCATTGCTCCAGCGCTTTATACGGCACAAGAATTAGGTGTTCCTTTAGTCTTTGCCCGCAAGTCTAAAAGTTTAACGATGAACGAAGAACTTTTGACAGCGCAAGTTTATTCCTTTACAAAACAAGTAACGAGTACTGTTTCGATTTCAAAAAAATTCTTAACAAAAGACGACAATGTATTATTAATCGATGACTTTTTAGCAAATGGACAGGCAGCAAAAGGCTTAATTGAGCTTTGTCAACAAGCTGGTGCTCATGTTGAAGGAATCGGCATTGTGATTGAAAAATCTTTCCAAGATGGCCGCGAACTTTTAGAAGACATGGGGATTAAAGTTGTTTCATTAGCACGAATTGCATCATTAAAAGCAGGTGAAGTTGAATTTATCGAGGAGGATGCTTA